Proteins encoded together in one Rhodothermales bacterium window:
- a CDS encoding glycosyltransferase family 4 protein, translating into MKRLLFISYYFPPSGGPGVQRTLKFAKYLPENGWAPTVLTVDPRYASYPDLDDTLAADVPGSLVVLKTRSWDPYASYARLLGRPKDDTVGVAFVREESAGLRQRAGLWIRANLFTPDARYGWVPFARREANMLHRTDPFDAVLTTGPPHSTHLVGRSLARKWGVPWVADMRDPWTGIYYYPQLPMTRLAAARDQRFERSVLTEADAVTVVSRSMVTNLSKRVSREYTYLPNGFDPDDFRDVPAQANKRFVIRHIGTLSRTQNPKSVWRQLQLLVSKSPGDVAVELIGHVDAEILMSIREHGLDNTVRILPYVDHDRAVALMQDSSLLLLVIPDGASSHEIVTGKLFEYLASGRPTLAIGPPDGDAGAILSDCSGGRMFAHGDSKGVHAYLAEQYGAFSRGEPNTGADPAGIQLYARPAQASALAKLLHRVSTGGTIE; encoded by the coding sequence GTGAAGCGGTTGCTTTTTATCAGCTACTATTTTCCTCCGTCGGGAGGACCGGGTGTTCAGCGGACCCTCAAGTTTGCGAAATACCTGCCGGAGAATGGCTGGGCACCCACGGTACTTACGGTAGATCCGCGGTACGCATCGTACCCCGACCTGGACGACACGCTCGCGGCAGACGTACCTGGTTCCCTGGTCGTGCTCAAGACGCGCTCGTGGGATCCGTACGCGTCATATGCCCGACTGCTCGGACGTCCGAAGGATGACACGGTGGGTGTGGCCTTCGTCAGGGAGGAGTCGGCCGGGCTTCGCCAGCGAGCGGGGCTCTGGATTCGTGCCAATCTGTTCACGCCGGACGCTCGATACGGTTGGGTTCCGTTTGCGCGCCGGGAAGCAAACATGCTTCATCGTACGGATCCGTTCGATGCGGTGCTGACGACGGGTCCGCCGCACTCGACCCATCTCGTGGGTCGCTCACTGGCGCGCAAGTGGGGTGTGCCCTGGGTAGCGGATATGCGGGATCCGTGGACCGGCATCTACTACTATCCGCAACTGCCGATGACCCGGCTGGCGGCCGCTCGCGACCAGCGCTTCGAGAGATCCGTTCTGACGGAGGCGGACGCAGTCACCGTCGTGAGTCGCAGCATGGTGACGAACCTGAGCAAGCGCGTAAGCCGCGAATACACGTATCTGCCGAACGGCTTTGATCCGGACGACTTTCGGGACGTGCCGGCTCAGGCAAACAAGCGATTTGTCATTCGGCATATCGGCACGCTTTCACGCACACAGAACCCGAAGAGTGTCTGGCGCCAGCTTCAGCTACTTGTATCGAAGAGCCCCGGGGACGTGGCGGTCGAGTTGATTGGCCATGTTGATGCCGAGATCCTCATGTCGATTCGCGAGCACGGACTGGATAACACCGTGCGAATACTGCCGTACGTGGATCATGATCGTGCCGTCGCACTCATGCAAGACTCATCCCTGTTGCTTCTCGTAATCCCCGACGGTGCGTCTTCGCACGAAATCGTCACCGGCAAGTTGTTCGAATACCTGGCGTCAGGTCGGCCGACACTTGCGATCGGCCCGCCGGACGGGGACGCCGGAGCGATTCTTAGCGACTGCAGCGGAGGCCGCATGTTTGCTCACGGCGATTCGAAGGGCGTGCATGCATACCTCGCCGAGCAGTATGGTGCGTTCAGTCGGGGAGAGCCGAATACCGGAGCGGACCCAGCGGGAATTCAGCTGTATGCCCGTCCTGCGCAGGCGTCGGCGCTGGCGAAGTTGTTGCACCGCGTCTCGACGGGAGGCACGATTGAATAG
- a CDS encoding type II and III secretion system protein: MKLTMLSMVVVALSAGLPQLAGAQDRPPQRQIRAYIPPDQLVSFLPSTPFDRFLEFVDPIFQRVTGKQVVDPEGRSNPIGVSIASMHFLDAFELVLQFNGLIYRETDRFFIVEQAPVGEVGAVGAGTPALQGRGELLPANKNTREIQINAVLFELNHSKVRDTGLNWSVFVGSRGGSGQGGSGGSSGGGQQSGSRVEFFLKTEDIFDGVDDIIRAPEEIAFSDLKQFLQFAETEGVGETIAQPQVTVQSGEKGTIQIGSDVPVQVRDFAGNTVTQFFSTGIIIDVTPTLIKEAVADTAGSPMLEFVHLDVKVEKSGSRPSLAGLIIDRNTANTQVLLLDGEQTVIGGLYSTEETRSRAGVPFLKDLPPWFFGLRYLFGKTQRSTNQKELLIVLQAELVDPLDTRSRRRGQVDLLEQTRRKKEEMLQRFNRNVGASTQQPTRFREVDQ; this comes from the coding sequence ATGAAGTTGACCATGCTCAGCATGGTTGTAGTTGCGCTGTCGGCCGGCCTTCCGCAGCTTGCCGGTGCACAGGATCGACCGCCCCAGCGGCAGATTCGCGCCTACATTCCACCGGATCAACTCGTTTCGTTCCTTCCATCAACTCCTTTTGACCGATTCCTGGAGTTTGTCGATCCGATTTTCCAGCGGGTAACCGGCAAGCAGGTCGTTGATCCGGAAGGTCGTTCGAACCCTATCGGGGTCTCCATTGCGAGCATGCACTTTCTGGATGCATTCGAACTCGTTCTCCAGTTCAACGGTCTGATCTATCGTGAGACGGATCGCTTCTTCATCGTGGAGCAGGCTCCTGTAGGTGAAGTCGGAGCCGTGGGGGCAGGGACACCCGCCCTCCAGGGTCGCGGCGAGCTTCTTCCTGCGAACAAGAACACCCGCGAGATTCAGATCAACGCTGTCCTCTTCGAGCTCAACCACTCGAAAGTGCGTGACACGGGTTTGAACTGGAGCGTCTTCGTAGGCAGTCGCGGTGGCAGCGGCCAGGGTGGCTCAGGTGGATCCAGTGGCGGTGGACAGCAGAGTGGTTCGCGCGTCGAGTTCTTCCTGAAGACGGAAGACATTTTTGACGGCGTCGATGACATTATCCGTGCCCCGGAAGAGATCGCGTTCTCCGACCTCAAGCAGTTCCTGCAGTTTGCAGAGACCGAAGGAGTCGGTGAGACGATCGCACAGCCCCAGGTCACCGTGCAGAGCGGAGAGAAGGGAACGATCCAGATCGGTTCCGATGTGCCTGTACAGGTTCGCGATTTTGCAGGCAACACGGTCACACAGTTCTTCTCGACGGGCATCATCATCGATGTGACTCCGACTCTCATCAAGGAGGCGGTTGCGGATACGGCCGGCTCTCCGATGCTCGAGTTCGTCCATCTGGATGTGAAGGTGGAGAAGTCCGGTAGCCGTCCGTCTCTTGCGGGACTGATCATTGACCGGAACACGGCCAATACTCAGGTCCTTTTGCTTGACGGCGAGCAGACCGTAATCGGTGGTCTCTACTCAACTGAGGAGACCCGTTCCCGGGCCGGTGTGCCGTTCCTGAAGGATCTGCCGCCGTGGTTCTTCGGACTGCGTTATCTCTTCGGAAAGACACAGCGCTCGACCAACCAGAAGGAACTTCTGATCGTATTGCAGGCCGAACTAGTCGATCCGCTGGATACACGTTCGCGCCGTCGCGGACAGGTCGACTTGCTCGAGCAGACGCGTCGCAAGAAGGAAGAGATGCTCCAGCGCTTCAATCGAAACGTAGGTGCAAGTACGCAGCAGCCAACACGATTCAGAGAAGTGGATCAGTAG
- a CDS encoding glycosyltransferase family 4 protein: MRSDAKQILMVLDHSFPEDVRVENEARTLIEAGFAVSLLAIGPDVRPEMEDYRGIQIFRDKLPAAVRNKLRGLAGTIPAYSLYLEHRIRGLNRTHPFDAIHVHDLYLFGGALRAARKLQLPVVGDLHENWVEALRGYEWSNRFPARFLISYRKWERLEKKWTQEVDRLVVVIEEAAERNVENGVAEDRLVLVPNTLDIDHFESLGAGARYDRSEDGLIHLAYAGGIDRHRGLRTVVDAMPAIIKANPTVRLQLAGDGRTRNALEARCGELGLGDHVTFHGWQPLEKVKSLIESADICLIPHLRTPHTDATIPHKLFQYMYCSRPVLTSDCRPLARIVRETGCGSVFEAGNPASLAAKAIDLLARPDDWSAMGKEGREAVIRKYNWKTTSRALVDAYEALFSSSALPATMSRRDNV; the protein is encoded by the coding sequence ATGAGAAGTGACGCCAAACAGATATTGATGGTGCTCGACCACTCATTTCCGGAGGACGTCCGGGTTGAGAACGAGGCGCGCACGCTCATTGAGGCCGGCTTTGCCGTGAGTCTTCTTGCGATCGGTCCGGACGTGCGTCCAGAAATGGAGGACTATCGTGGCATTCAGATATTCCGTGACAAACTTCCCGCGGCCGTGCGAAACAAGCTGCGCGGTCTCGCGGGAACGATTCCGGCGTATTCACTCTATCTCGAGCACAGGATCCGTGGCCTGAATCGAACGCATCCTTTTGACGCGATCCACGTGCATGATCTGTACCTGTTCGGAGGTGCGCTGAGGGCGGCCAGAAAGCTGCAGCTGCCAGTCGTCGGGGACTTGCACGAGAACTGGGTTGAAGCGCTGCGCGGCTATGAATGGAGCAACCGGTTTCCCGCCCGGTTCCTGATCAGCTATCGGAAATGGGAACGACTGGAGAAGAAATGGACGCAGGAGGTGGATCGTCTCGTCGTTGTAATCGAGGAAGCGGCAGAGCGGAATGTCGAGAACGGAGTGGCCGAGGATCGACTGGTGCTGGTGCCGAATACACTGGACATAGATCACTTCGAGTCATTGGGTGCCGGTGCACGGTATGATCGCAGTGAAGATGGTCTGATCCACCTGGCCTATGCCGGTGGCATTGATCGTCATCGCGGACTGCGGACCGTCGTGGACGCGATGCCGGCGATCATCAAGGCCAACCCTACGGTCAGACTTCAGTTGGCGGGCGATGGGAGAACGCGGAACGCACTGGAGGCCCGATGTGGCGAGCTCGGCCTGGGAGACCACGTGACGTTTCATGGGTGGCAACCCCTCGAGAAAGTCAAAAGCCTGATCGAATCCGCTGACATATGTCTTATTCCGCACCTCCGGACCCCGCATACGGATGCGACCATTCCTCACAAGCTCTTTCAGTACATGTACTGCAGCCGTCCGGTCTTAACTTCAGACTGCCGGCCACTCGCCCGGATCGTGAGGGAGACTGGATGTGGGAGTGTATTCGAAGCCGGAAACCCGGCGTCCCTGGCCGCGAAGGCCATCGATCTTCTGGCGCGGCCGGATGACTGGTCCGCGATGGGGAAGGAGGGCCGTGAGGCGGTGATTCGCAAGTACAACTGGAAGACCACGTCACGCGCACTGGTTGACGCGTACGAGGCTTTGTTTTCTTCCAGCGCGCTGCCCGCCACGATGAGTCGGAGGGATAACGTGTGA
- a CDS encoding YfhO family protein, producing the protein MQVETPPSGWDRLSGRAQHALCLGFLVLVSLSFFSSLHFGGKSLAGSDTVNWRATANSVIEYEEATGEAALWATNVFGGMPAYMIRYVAAVPQLDTLIGFVRRVMWPSSHFIVLLAGMYLLVFFLTRNRLAGVLTAVAFGLTTYLPILLATGHNSKFVSLCFAPWLLLAFAFALRRPGVLASALFAVALAVNLRAGHFQITYYVLFVVLIWWVAEGVAAYRSGQLSRFGRVSASLVLGGVFAGLMVAQPYLAQFEYKAYTIRGSAPGGAAGGLSWDYAMGWSQGVAELLTLAVADAFGGSELYWGPKTFTGGPHYLTAIVLFLAAVAVVRRREAWVRSLGVAAVIMILFSLGSNLAILNRAMFNFFPLFSAFRVPETWLAAVALVVAVLAGAGVDSIVRDPLKAVTVRSPIAIGYLALIGGLLVLGLAGDAVLSFERPGERSIIAQQIARSNNVSESDPRVAQAAEQVMDEARTGRQEKLATDAWRSFIFLLVAGGLYLLFRNGRFGAPVLQIAVTLLVLIDLWTVDRRYFNSDRMTGSSDVVESIPEFAFDRYIKQRADASSDRFRVLSLEGAPTQTARPSYFYESLSGYHGAKLRLYQDFLENILVTPEGRLNVAALRMMNTRFVVSRSPIGASAAVFEDEQTGFSVYELSDALPRAYFVDSLAVTPLSDDVWSALNAPDFEPASVALVEETLDIPASGRDSADVPTAVVESYGPRRIAVRVNTQRKRLLVLSEVYYPAGWKATIDGDPTHIHRVNYLLRGVTVPPGDHEVLFAFEPASHRIGIWISAASTLVTYGLLLILGWIHIRRRPADVGEDTAGESPS; encoded by the coding sequence GTGCAAGTTGAAACTCCGCCGTCGGGCTGGGACCGGCTTTCCGGGCGAGCTCAGCATGCCCTGTGCCTTGGGTTCCTCGTGCTCGTCTCACTGTCGTTCTTTTCATCGCTGCATTTTGGTGGGAAGTCCCTTGCGGGCTCTGACACGGTCAACTGGCGCGCCACCGCCAACTCGGTAATCGAGTACGAGGAGGCCACCGGCGAAGCAGCGCTCTGGGCAACCAACGTGTTCGGAGGGATGCCGGCCTACATGATCCGCTATGTTGCCGCGGTTCCTCAGCTCGATACCCTGATCGGGTTTGTCCGAAGGGTCATGTGGCCAAGCTCGCATTTCATCGTGCTGCTCGCCGGGATGTACTTGCTCGTATTCTTCCTGACGCGCAATCGCCTTGCCGGGGTGCTGACGGCCGTTGCGTTCGGACTCACGACGTATTTGCCAATTCTCCTGGCTACGGGCCACAATTCGAAATTCGTTTCGTTGTGCTTCGCTCCGTGGCTCCTTCTGGCGTTTGCGTTCGCACTCCGGCGACCGGGTGTTCTCGCTTCCGCGTTGTTCGCCGTGGCGTTGGCCGTCAACCTCCGAGCGGGTCATTTTCAGATTACGTATTACGTGCTATTTGTGGTCTTGATCTGGTGGGTAGCCGAGGGAGTCGCGGCCTACAGAAGCGGCCAGCTGTCACGGTTCGGGCGGGTGTCGGCATCTCTCGTCTTGGGCGGCGTATTTGCCGGCCTCATGGTTGCCCAGCCCTACCTCGCGCAATTCGAATACAAGGCATACACGATCCGCGGCTCGGCTCCGGGTGGTGCGGCCGGAGGCCTCTCGTGGGACTACGCGATGGGATGGAGCCAGGGTGTGGCGGAATTGCTCACGCTGGCCGTTGCCGACGCCTTCGGCGGTTCTGAATTGTACTGGGGACCAAAGACGTTTACGGGTGGGCCACATTACTTGACGGCAATCGTACTCTTTCTGGCGGCCGTAGCCGTAGTGCGTCGCCGCGAAGCGTGGGTGCGATCGCTGGGTGTGGCTGCGGTGATCATGATCTTGTTCTCGCTCGGATCCAATCTTGCCATTCTGAACCGGGCGATGTTCAATTTCTTTCCCCTGTTCTCCGCGTTTCGCGTCCCGGAGACGTGGCTTGCGGCGGTCGCGCTTGTTGTCGCCGTTCTGGCCGGAGCGGGAGTCGACTCCATCGTCCGCGATCCGCTCAAGGCGGTAACCGTGCGGTCACCCATTGCGATCGGTTATCTGGCGCTGATCGGCGGTCTGTTGGTTCTGGGGCTGGCCGGCGATGCCGTCCTCAGTTTCGAGAGACCCGGCGAACGTTCAATCATCGCGCAGCAGATCGCTCGATCGAATAACGTGTCCGAAAGTGATCCGCGCGTCGCCCAGGCGGCCGAACAGGTGATGGACGAGGCCCGCACCGGACGTCAGGAGAAACTGGCGACGGACGCCTGGCGCTCTTTCATCTTCTTGCTCGTGGCCGGTGGCCTTTATCTGCTCTTCAGAAATGGCCGGTTCGGTGCGCCCGTCTTGCAGATTGCAGTCACGTTACTCGTCCTGATCGATCTGTGGACCGTCGATCGTCGCTATTTCAATTCGGATCGAATGACAGGAAGCTCCGACGTTGTGGAGTCGATACCGGAGTTCGCGTTTGATCGTTACATCAAACAGAGGGCCGATGCGTCGTCCGACCGGTTTCGCGTGCTTTCCCTCGAGGGCGCGCCGACGCAGACTGCACGCCCGTCTTATTTCTACGAATCGCTGAGCGGCTACCACGGGGCCAAGCTCCGTCTGTATCAGGATTTCCTGGAGAACATCCTTGTCACGCCGGAGGGCAGGCTGAACGTTGCGGCACTTCGGATGATGAACACCCGGTTTGTGGTCTCCCGCAGTCCGATCGGTGCTTCCGCCGCAGTGTTCGAAGATGAACAGACCGGGTTTTCGGTTTACGAGTTAAGCGATGCGTTGCCGCGAGCGTATTTCGTTGACTCGCTAGCCGTTACGCCGCTGTCGGATGACGTCTGGAGCGCATTGAATGCTCCAGATTTCGAACCGGCGAGTGTTGCGTTGGTAGAGGAGACGCTGGACATACCGGCGAGTGGCCGGGACTCCGCCGATGTCCCCACAGCCGTGGTCGAATCGTATGGCCCGCGCAGGATCGCCGTCCGTGTCAACACACAACGAAAGCGACTGCTTGTGCTCAGCGAGGTCTACTACCCGGCGGGCTGGAAAGCCACGATTGACGGGGACCCGACGCACATCCATCGCGTGAACTACCTATTGCGTGGTGTCACGGTCCCGCCCGGCGATCACGAAGTCCTTTTCGCTTTCGAGCCGGCCAGCCATCGAATCGGAATCTGGATATCGGCGGCTTCGACACTCGTGACGTACGGGCTGCTTCTGATTCTGGGCTGGATTCACATTCGACGACGGCCTGCTGATGTTGGTGAGGATACGGCCGGGGAGTCGCCTTCGTGA
- the gatC gene encoding Asp-tRNA(Asn)/Glu-tRNA(Gln) amidotransferase subunit GatC — MKVSLEQVRHIASLARLEFSLDEEQEMALQLTRILDYVEKLEELDVSDVEPMSHVLDLYNVVRPDVATTRITRPVALSNAPDADSEFFRVPKVID; from the coding sequence GTGAAAGTTTCCCTCGAGCAAGTCCGACACATAGCTTCTCTGGCGCGACTCGAGTTCTCGCTGGATGAAGAACAGGAAATGGCGCTTCAGCTTACAAGGATTCTGGACTACGTGGAAAAGCTCGAAGAACTCGACGTGTCGGACGTCGAGCCGATGTCGCACGTATTAGATCTCTACAATGTGGTCAGGCCGGACGTGGCGACGACGCGAATCACGCGCCCCGTCGCCCTGTCAAATGCGCCGGACGCGGACTCGGAGTTCTTTCGTGTTCCCAAAGTGATCGACTGA
- the wecB gene encoding UDP-N-acetylglucosamine 2-epimerase (non-hydrolyzing), with protein MPVLRRRRRWRSCCTASRREARLNRICTVVGARPQFVKASVVSPALAEAGISEDVVHTGQHYDVALSAIFFEEMGISEPIVNLGAGSGTHARQTGDIMVRLEAYLINAKPYDALLVYGDTNSTLAAALVAAKLHVPIVHVEAGLRSFNRQMPEEINRIATDRLASMLFCPSRTAVENLANEGIVDGVVNTGDVMYDALLRFRPVALTNHPISDVIPFRKGEYYLATVHRAENTNDRERLAQILTVFDNVNQPVVWPVHPRAAVLMKQYELALGANILPIDPCGYLAVLSLLDGASAVLTDSGGLQKEAFWSRTPCVTLRNETEWVETLEGGWNVLAGNDLSTVYEALATAPLTEPDSPYGDGKAAQYVAEAVRDRLIRDRDPHE; from the coding sequence ATGCCCGTCCTGCGCAGGCGTCGGCGCTGGCGAAGTTGTTGCACCGCGTCTCGACGGGAGGCACGATTGAATAGAATCTGCACAGTCGTCGGCGCCCGACCACAATTCGTCAAGGCATCAGTCGTCAGTCCCGCGCTCGCCGAAGCTGGAATATCCGAGGACGTGGTGCACACGGGGCAGCATTACGACGTGGCTTTGAGCGCGATTTTTTTCGAGGAGATGGGAATCTCCGAGCCGATCGTGAATCTTGGCGCAGGTTCGGGAACGCATGCTCGCCAGACGGGCGATATCATGGTGCGGCTTGAGGCGTATCTCATCAATGCAAAGCCGTACGACGCGCTTCTGGTCTACGGAGATACGAACAGCACACTCGCTGCCGCCCTGGTTGCCGCGAAACTCCACGTGCCGATCGTGCATGTGGAGGCGGGCCTCCGGTCTTTCAATCGCCAGATGCCGGAAGAAATCAACCGGATCGCGACCGACCGGTTGGCGTCAATGCTGTTCTGCCCGTCGCGTACGGCAGTGGAGAACCTGGCGAACGAAGGAATTGTCGACGGAGTCGTTAACACGGGCGACGTGATGTACGATGCGCTGTTGAGATTTCGTCCAGTGGCGCTGACGAATCATCCAATCTCCGATGTGATCCCGTTTCGAAAGGGTGAGTACTATCTTGCCACTGTTCATCGAGCGGAGAACACAAACGACCGCGAACGCCTCGCACAAATCCTCACCGTCTTTGATAACGTGAACCAGCCGGTCGTCTGGCCGGTACATCCACGGGCGGCTGTGCTCATGAAGCAATACGAATTAGCCCTGGGCGCTAACATCCTGCCGATTGATCCGTGCGGATATCTTGCTGTGTTGTCGCTGCTTGATGGTGCTTCGGCGGTGCTCACAGACTCCGGCGGCCTGCAGAAGGAGGCGTTCTGGTCGCGCACGCCGTGTGTCACGCTTCGCAATGAAACCGAGTGGGTGGAGACGCTGGAAGGTGGTTGGAACGTATTGGCGGGCAATGACTTAAGTACTGTGTATGAAGCCCTCGCCACCGCGCCCTTGACGGAACCGGACTCACCGTACGGTGATGGGAAGGCGGCACAATATGTTGCCGAGGCGGTTCGCGATCGACTCATACGCGACCGGGATCCACATGAGTGA
- a CDS encoding methyltransferase, whose amino-acid sequence MSEPYRPRPTRALENRYSRTLAFLLETAVPPGQVLDLGAPNPLADRVAGQGFVVHHTDKDLDLHPHSVKGHEVDFVTAFEILEHLVAPYNVLRALPADRLFATVPLRLWFASAYRNPTDEWDRHYHEFEDWQFDWLLQKAGWTVVRRQKWTSPTGQLGFRPLLRRFANRYYAVEAVRDHTTSGLDEK is encoded by the coding sequence ATGAGTGAACCATACAGACCTCGACCAACCCGTGCTCTGGAGAATCGCTACTCGCGAACACTGGCATTTCTTCTCGAGACTGCCGTCCCTCCGGGACAGGTTCTTGATCTGGGCGCACCCAATCCGTTGGCCGACCGGGTTGCCGGACAAGGGTTCGTCGTCCACCATACAGATAAAGATCTGGATCTGCACCCGCATTCGGTCAAGGGGCACGAGGTCGATTTTGTGACGGCCTTCGAAATTCTCGAGCACCTCGTGGCTCCGTACAACGTACTGCGTGCACTGCCGGCCGACCGCCTTTTTGCGACCGTGCCGCTGCGCCTCTGGTTCGCGTCGGCCTATCGAAACCCGACGGACGAGTGGGACAGGCACTACCACGAGTTTGAGGATTGGCAGTTCGACTGGCTCCTCCAGAAGGCGGGCTGGACCGTGGTGCGACGCCAGAAGTGGACGAGTCCCACGGGACAACTGGGCTTTCGACCGCTGCTGAGGCGCTTTGCGAACCGGTACTACGCGGTCGAGGCTGTTCGCGACCACACGACTTCCGGTCTCGATGAGAAGTGA
- a CDS encoding PorT family protein, with product MRWYLACLATTLILVLFPPARAAGQTIEPGIHVGLAAATFSGKANTDFGFRGSFGAGISVGLDFGNGFLLQPEVRYVAKGGKSDEAFVDGSPGALNVKSTISYLEFPVLLAYRFETRGAVHPKVFLGPFVARKLDSTIEWQLASGGAKLRDSDDSIVSTDYGFVVGAGLEIDVMGERLVAATRATFGRKDVRDLAEAPLHNTGLEFSLGLVLR from the coding sequence ATGCGATGGTACCTGGCCTGTCTCGCGACCACATTGATTCTGGTTCTGTTTCCTCCGGCGCGAGCGGCCGGACAGACAATCGAGCCCGGAATACACGTCGGATTGGCTGCCGCAACCTTCAGCGGTAAAGCAAATACGGATTTCGGCTTTCGAGGGTCCTTCGGTGCGGGCATATCGGTCGGACTGGACTTCGGTAACGGATTCCTGCTTCAGCCGGAGGTACGATACGTGGCAAAAGGCGGCAAGAGCGACGAAGCTTTTGTTGATGGCTCTCCTGGAGCACTCAACGTAAAGTCTACGATTTCATACCTGGAGTTCCCGGTACTGCTGGCATACCGCTTCGAGACGCGGGGAGCCGTTCACCCGAAGGTGTTTCTCGGACCTTTCGTTGCTCGAAAACTCGACTCGACCATCGAGTGGCAACTGGCTAGCGGAGGCGCAAAGTTGCGTGACTCCGACGATTCCATTGTCTCGACGGATTACGGGTTCGTGGTCGGGGCTGGACTTGAGATCGACGTCATGGGAGAAAGGCTTGTCGCGGCCACCAGGGCCACGTTCGGCAGAAAGGATGTTCGCGACCTGGCCGAGGCGCCGTTGCATAACACCGGGCTCGAGTTCTCCCTTGGACTTGTGCTTCGATAG
- a CDS encoding 1-acyl-sn-glycerol-3-phosphate acyltransferase, translating into MPLSSESYTSKDIVLAAEEAIEPAWSVLNRLWFVLGYLWAVLMTVFFAFAYGIAQVVTRNQDVFGFWAGWWGRSLLLGFGVRVKTEWRTTLDLEQSYVFAANHQNLLDIAILASILPLPFGFVAKAELEPIPFLGTALRMSPSVFVGGSDTRRSHESLKRAGRQIREGRSVIIFPEGLRTYGPILHPLKKSAFSLAAEAAVPMVPITIVDAYRLMNETRVASRPGRVRIVVHPPVDVAGKTRAELTPFIETVSATIASELPA; encoded by the coding sequence ATGCCGCTGTCGTCCGAGTCATACACTTCTAAGGATATCGTGCTTGCCGCGGAAGAAGCAATCGAACCTGCTTGGTCGGTTTTAAATCGTCTCTGGTTCGTTCTTGGTTACCTGTGGGCGGTGCTGATGACTGTCTTCTTCGCGTTTGCGTATGGAATTGCGCAGGTCGTGACCAGGAATCAGGATGTTTTCGGCTTCTGGGCAGGCTGGTGGGGTCGGTCCCTTCTGCTCGGATTCGGCGTTCGGGTAAAAACAGAGTGGCGCACGACACTCGACCTGGAGCAATCGTACGTTTTTGCCGCAAACCACCAGAATCTGCTTGATATAGCCATCCTGGCGAGTATTCTGCCGCTGCCCTTCGGTTTTGTGGCGAAGGCGGAGCTTGAGCCGATCCCTTTTCTTGGAACTGCTTTGAGGATGTCCCCCTCCGTATTCGTCGGCGGATCGGATACCCGTCGTTCTCATGAGAGCCTGAAGCGCGCAGGGCGCCAGATTCGAGAGGGGCGCTCCGTAATCATTTTTCCGGAAGGACTTCGTACTTACGGGCCCATATTGCATCCCCTCAAGAAGAGTGCGTTCTCGCTCGCAGCGGAGGCGGCAGTGCCGATGGTGCCGATCACAATCGTTGATGCATATCGGCTCATGAACGAGACCAGAGTCGCGTCACGGCCTGGTCGGGTCCGTATCGTTGTCCATCCGCCTGTAGACGTGGCGGGAAAGACGCGAGCCGAACTCACGCCGTTTATAGAGACGGTCAGTGCGACCATCGCATCTGAGCTGCCGGCATGA